A genomic window from Neoarius graeffei isolate fNeoGra1 chromosome 5, fNeoGra1.pri, whole genome shotgun sequence includes:
- the LOC132885962 gene encoding carcinoembryonic antigen-related cell adhesion molecule 1-like, with the protein MDLHAVCCTLLLLTWTGACFAQQLLLPEKMDKAVGENVVITPIRIPDPPHYIISWMFNVNTILTGPPDGITVLPPYTGRVSLNSSTLALELRNLAESDTGEYSLTVNTPTPFRNATSLQVLVPVSSVTIVPSNTELIEFNSTVNIVCSASGSLLSFIWLNGSSEVTAGGRVQLTDNNSSLTITSVIRGDTGPYQCEASNAINKAISSKLSLTIYHGPENVVVEADPVGGFYSPGSNVKLICSAESSPAAEFQWAVNGAELGEMGQELRLNNIQSSQSGNYTCIAHNKQTLRYSTSEPFSITVFEKILGATVTGTTDLLIEGVSNATLSCKANGSIHSAKWMKDNQKLLSSDRITFSNKNRSVMISPVRRSDSGVYQCTLSNPISSVNATYTVIVNFGPDNMTINGPSEVEVGQTVKLICNTESTPKASYKWMFNGSLTKVNTTEYTVKNADFTHTGNYSCTASNNVTGFNTSGSHGLVVKEKAVGGGGGGLSAGAIAGIVIGVLIGVAAVVGLIFYFMKGKEMLETSSRGNKQNGATANEGHELHYADLQYHQRQPGTPTVAKAHTPSHAVQYKQTTSNPGMQTIYSDVRKL; encoded by the exons ATGGATTTACACGCTGTGTGCTGCACTCTGCTTCTGCTGACATGGACAG GAGCATGTTTTGCCCAACAGCTGTTATTACCTGAGAAAATGGATAAAGCGGTTGGGGAGAATGTAGTGATTACCCCAATCCGTATTCCTGATCCACCACACTACATCATCAGCTGGATGTTTAATGTGAACACCATTCTCACTGGACCTCCTGATGGAATTACAGTACTGCCACCGTACACAGGCAGAGTCAGTCTGAACAGCAGCACTTTAGCTCTGGAGCTCAGGAACCTGGCTGAGAGTGATACTGGAGAATATTCTCTGACTGTAAACACTCCAACTCCATTCAGAAATGCCACCTCACTACAGGTGCTTG TTCCCGTCTCCAGCGTTACAATAGTACCAAGTAACACAGAGCTGattgaattcaacagcactgtgaacATCGTCTGCTCtgcatctggctccttgctttcaTTTATTTGGCTGAATGGCAGCTCTGAGGTAACAGCAGGGGGGCGAGTTCAGCTAACAGACAACAACAGCAGTCTGACCATCACCAGTGTGATCAGAGGTGACACAGGCCCATACCAATGTGAAGCATCCAACGCCATCAACAAAGCAATAAGTTCTAAATTGAGCCTCACCATTTACC ATGGTCCCGAAAATGTTGTTGTTGAAGCAGATCCAGTGGGAGGTTTCTACAGCCCTGGGTCTAATGTCAAACTCATCTGCTCAGCTGAGTCCAGCCCTGCTGCTGAGTTTCAGTGGGCTGTGAATGGAGCAGAGCTTGGTGAAATGGGCCAAGAGCTCAGACTGAACAACATTCAGAGCAGTCAGAGTGGCAATTACACCTGCATCGCACATAACAAACAGACCCTGAGATACTCCACGTCTGAACCCTTCAGCATCACTGTATTCG AAAAAATACTTGGAGCAACAGTTACTGGAACAACAGATTTGCTAATAGAAGGTGTTTCCAATGCTACATTAAGTTGTAAAGCGAATGGATCCATCCACAGTGCTAAATGGATGAAAGATAATCAGAAACTGTTGTCTAGTGACAGGATCACATTCTCGAATAAAAACAGATCGGTAATGATCAGTCCAGTGAGGAGATCAGACAGTGGTGTATACCAGTGTACACTCAGCAACCCCATCAGCTCTGTTAATGCAACATACACAGTGATTGTTAACT TTGGACCAGATAATATGACAATTAATGGACCAAGTGAAGTGGAAGTGGGACAAACTGTTAAATTGATATGTAATACTGAATCTACACCAAAAGCCTCATACAAATGGATGTTTAATGGCAGTTTAACTAAAGTGAATACAACTGAATATACTGTGAAGAATGCTGACTTCACACACACTGGAAATTACAGCTGCACAGCCTCCAATAATGTAACAGGGTTTAACACATCAGGATCCCATGGTCTGGTGGTAAaag AAAAGGCTGTGGGTGGAGGTGGAGGTGGACTGTCTGCAGGAGCTATAGCTGGGATTGTTATTGGTGTTTTAATAGGTGTTGCTGCAGTTGTGGGTTTGATTTTCTACTTCATGAAAGGCAAAGAAAT GCTGGAAACAAGCTCCAGAGGAAATAAACAGAATGGAG CAACAGCAAATGAAGGACAT GAGTTGCACTATGCAGATCTTCAATATCATCAAAGGCAGCCAGGAACACCAACCGTAGCAAAGGCTCACACACCTTCTCATGCGGTTCAGTATAAACAG ACAACATCTAATCCTGGGATGCAAACCATTTATTCTGATGTGAGGAAGTTATAG